TCAGCGTGGACTTGCCGACATCCTTTCCCCCCATCACCCCACATATGACGAGTTCATCCTGGAGATTGCGATCGGCGCCAAGTTCCAGCGATAATGGCTCTGTCTTGAATAGGCGCGCGAACTCCCGGTTCAGCCCTGCCAAGGGAGATTGCGATAGTGACGGGAGCGTTCCGCTAGTCATGCCCCGAAGCTCCGATGCGCTGTACCGATTCGAGCGCGGCGTGGAGGGGGTCGCCTTCCGCCAGGACCATTGACTCAGCCAATACAAGAACCTGGTCTTTTCGATCGGCGATTTCGGCGGCAATCAAGCGCTGAATGGCCTCGGCCGCCGTACGAACGGCGTTCAACTCGGTGCTGCCGACAAGCTTCTCCTGGACGACGGAAGCGAGCCGTCCCAACGGCCGGCCCAAGAGAAAGCCCGCGCCACTGGCGGCGGCCAGGTGTCCCAGCGCTCCCGCGACAGCCCCCTTGGCCGCGGCGAGGGAAAGGACGGCAAGCGGTCCAGGCACGGCAATCAGGACGGCTGCCAGCCCGATCGCGCCCACGCCCAGTGCGCCCTGGAGATTGGCTCCGACATTGCTGCATTCCTTGTCGACTTTCTGCGTCCAAGTGGCGACGGCGCGATCGAATTCGGTGGCGGCTTCGCGGAGACGATCGGCATGGTCTCCGGCACTCTCAAATTCAAGTGGAGGCGGCTCCGTGCCGCTCCATCGGCGGATTTCGCTCCAGAACGATGAGGACGCGTGGACGCGGCGCAATTCTGTTTCGACCCTTCGAAGCACTTCGCCGGCGTGATTCGCGGCGAGTTCGGCCCGGGAACGATGGGACGGTTGAGGCGGGCGATCGGGCCCACGCGTTGTAGTCCAGAGGGAGCCAATTCCGGGCAGTGCGGCAAGCGCCGAACGCAGCCTGCGACCCTGATCGCCGAGCCAGGCCGACGCCTGGCGGACGCGCAAGACACGTGCAACGACATCGAATTGCGTGCGTTCCTCGGGCGTCAGGAGGGCCGTCAGTGTGTCCCATTGCGAGGGCGTTGTTCGGGCGACGGCTCCTTCCACCGCCTCTCGCATCTGTGTCAGACGATGTCGGCGCTCGTCATTCTGGTTGAGCACGTGCTCCGCGGCGCGGGCAATCTGCGTGAGCAGGGAACTCCGGCGGGAGTCGAGAGATCCCCTCAGCCAAGTACGGACGCCATCGAGCACATCGGGGGGAAATCGGCAGAAACCGCGCCCCCGGCGAAACTCCAGAACCACCATGTCGTCGGCCCCAAGTCTTTCGGCCCGTTCGCGGAGGGCGTTGGTATCCTCCGCCCCCATCGATTCCTCTCGGGAGCGGTTGAACAGAACCAGACGTCGCTGGCCGAATTGTGCGGATGCATCACGAAGCGGACCGAATGCCTGGCGATCGAACCAGCGTTCATGGTCGATGACGACCAGCAACTGGTCGAACCAAGGAAGCAGGCTCAGCGTAAGGTCGCCTTCCCGGCGGGCCGCGTCTGACGTGAAATCAGGCGTATCCAGCAGGAGTACCCCTCTGAGATCGCTCACGCTGTGGCGGACAACAGTGACTGTGTCCGGACTCCCCGCAACGTCCCCGTCCAGCCCGGCCGTAGCTTGCCCAAGCTCCGGAAACAGCCGACGTTCGGTGAGCAAATGAGTCAGCTGCTCGAGATCGTCGTCGTGCACAGCGAGGATCAGGCCGAATGTCGTGTGCCCACGCGCCGCAATTCGGCTCGCGAGGTGGCCGTCGAGCAGGTTGTTGAAAATCGTGCTCTTGCCCGATGACGCGCCGCCCACCAGCGCCACGACACGCGGAAGCGCCGTCGAGGAGTCCTCCAGCAGGATCCGGTGAACGGCCTGCACGATGGGCTCAGGCCAATCGAATCGCCGCTCGGTGCGGAGTGTCCCACCAGCCGAAGAGAGCAAACGAAGCTCGTCCCCGGGAAGAGGATGGAGACGCGAGGTTGTGTCGGTTCGTTTCACTTTTCCTTCCGAGGGCAATGCAGGCGGTTCGTTTCAGCCCCGCCGCGGCTCGGGCATCAGGGTCGCGGCGTTACTTTAGCCTCATCTTCTTCGGACTTCTCGGGTTGATGCCATGCCGCGAGCCTGTCGATAATCGAAACGTCGATTTCCGCAAGATCCACGCAAGTTGATGGTGCGGGAGGACACGACTAAAATCCGGCGGGAAACGCGCCGGGAAGCAATTTTATCGGGGCTGCAGCCGTTTTGTCGCGTAGGTCGGGTCTGGCGGGACGGGCGCGCTGATCAGGGCGGGCATTTTCTGCCGCAGTTCCTGCCGGGTTGCCGGCCCCATAAACCTCGGTTGAAGGGGCGAATTATACGATGAACGGGGTGGGACCCGCGAGGTCCCGGTTGATCAAGGACCCCGAGGGAGAATCGACGCTATGTTTGAACGTTTCACCGACCGGGCTCGCAAGGTGATGGCGCTGGCGAATCAGGAAGCGCAGCGCTTCAACCACGAGTATATCGGGACGGAACACATCCTCCTCGGCTTGGTCAAGGAGGGATCGGGCGTCGGGGCCAACGTGCTCAAGAACCTCGACGTCGACCTCCGTAAAGTCCGCCTCGAAGTGGAGAAGCTCGTCAAGAGCGGTCCCGAGACCGTAACCATGGGCAAGCTTCCGCAGACGCCGCGGGCCAAGAAGGTTATCGAGTACGCCATCGAGGAAGCGCGAAACCTGAATCACAACTACGTCGGCACGGAACACCTGCTCCTGGGCCTTCTGCGGGAAACAGACGGCGTTGCGGCGCAGGTGCTCATGAATCTCAATCTCCGTCTGGAGGATGTGCGCGAGGAGGTGCTCAATCTGCTCGGCGCCAGCGAAGAGGCGGAAGAGGCCGGAGCCGTGCCCGGCGGCGAAACCAAGAAAACCAAGAGCAAGACCCCGGCGCTGGACTCCTTCGGACGCGATCTCACGGAAATCGCCCGCCAGGGCAAGCTCGATCCGGTCATCGGCCGAGCCAAGGAGATCGAGCGAATCATCCAGATTCTCTGCCGTCGCCAGAAGAACAACCCCGTTCTACTCGGTGAGGCCGGCGTGGGTAAGACGGCCATCGTCGAGGGACTGGCGTCTCGAATTGTCGCCGGTGATGTCCCCGAGCTTCTCGCCGAATATCGCATCGTCGTCCTGGACCTGGCCATGATGGTGGCCGGGACGAAGTACCGCGGGCAATTCGAGGAGCGGATCAAGGCGGTGATGAACGAGGTTCGCCGAGCGGGCAATGTCATCCTTTTCATCGACGAGCTGCACACGCTGGTCGGCGCCGGTGGAGCGGAGGGGGCGATCGATGCCTCCAACGTGCTCAAGCCTGCCCTATCTCGCGGTGAAATCCAGTGCATCGGTGCGACGACGCTGGACGAGTACCGGAAGTACATTGAAAAGGACAGCGCCCTGGAGCGCCGCTTCCAGCAGATCATTGTCGAGCCGCCCAGCAAGGGTGAAACCGTCGAGATTCTCAAGGGCCTGCGAGACCGCTACGAGGCGCACCATCGCGTTCAGATTACCGATACCGCCATCGACTCGGCCGTCGAGCTCTCCAACCGGTACATCACGCGTGTTCAGCCGGACAAGGCCATCGACGTGATGGACGAAGCCGGTGCCCGCGTGCGCCTCAAGACCATGACCAAACCGCCGGACTTGACCGACCTCGAGCGCGAAGTGGACAAGCTCTCGGCGGAGAAGGACGAGGCAGTCAAGAACGCCGACTATGAACGGGCGGCGCAGATTCGCGACCAGATCGATTCCATCAAGCTCAAGAAGCGGACGCTCCAGCGCGAGTGGCGCGACCGCAGCAAGGAAATTGAGGGCGTCGTGGACGACGAGGTCATCGCCGAAGTGGTGAGCTCCATGACGGGCATTCCGCTCAAGCGATTGGGCCGCGATGAGGCCGACCGATTGCTGAGCCTCGAAACCGAACTCCACAAGCGCATTGTGAGCCAGCAGGAGGCTGTCGCGGCCGTCTCGCGCGCCGTGCGGCGTAGCCGCAGTGGGCTCAAGGACCCCAACCGGCCGATGGGCAGCTTCATTTTCGTCGGTCCGTCGGGCGTCGGTAAGACGTACCTGGCTAAATGCCTGGCCGAGTTCATGTTCGGCGATCCGGATGCGTTGTTCGTCATCGACATGTCGGAGTACATGGAGAAGCACAACGTCTCCCGCCTGATCGGTGCGCCGCCGGGGTATGTCGGGTACGAAGAGGGCGGGCAGCTCACGGAACGTATCCGCCGCCGTCCATACTCGGTGATCCTGCTCGACGAGATCGAGAAGGCTCACCCGGACGTTTTCAACATGCTGCTTCAGATCATGGAGGAGGGCCGATTGACGGATTCGTTCGGCCGGCACGTGGACTTCAAGAACACCATCCTGATTATGACCAGCAACGTGGGCGCGCACCGCATCACGCACCAGGAGGAGTTCGGCTTTCAGAAGCGGACTGAGGAGATTTCGTACGGCAAGATGAAGGAAACTCTTAAGACAGAGCTCGACAACTACTTCCGTCCGGAGTTCCTCAATCGCCTGGACGAGGTCATCGTGTTCCACAAGCTAAATCACGAAGACATGGTCCATATTCTCGATCTGGAACTGGACAAGCTGGCCAAGCGTCTGGCCGAGCAGAATGTGTCGCTGGAGGTCACGCCGGAGGCGAAGGACCACCTGATCGACATCGGCACGGACGAGAAGTTCGGTGCCCGACCGCTCCGCCGCGCGATCGAGCACCACCTGGAGGACGCCCTGTCCGAGGCCATGCTCCGCGGTGAATTCGCCGGCAAGAACCGTGTGTTGGTTACACTCCAGCCGCCGAGCGAGGAAGGGCAAAAACCGACGCTCAAGCTGGAGGGAATTGCCGCGGATACGTCGCAGGGCGAGCCCGTCGGCGCCGGTCACGGTGAAGGTACGTAGGTCGGCCCCCCAGCTCAGGGGAGCATGGGGAATCGAGTTCCCGAAGGACGACTTTTTGCCTGCCCAGGGGGCCCGCATTTCGGGCCCCCTTTTTTCAGCGCTGTTTGAACAAGTCCCGGGCGGCGGCTCGACAACTATCCACAGAACAATCGAGGGCTTTCGATGGCAGGCGCATTGGCAACGACGCTCTGGAACATTAACAATCTGCCGCCTTGACCGTCATAGGTAATTCCCCCATTGCTGGAGGGGCGGACAGGAACAATGCAGTCGCACGCGCTGTAGTTGTTTCAACGCTGATACGCGGCTACAATCGGGCAGTCCATCCGTTACGCGTCCATTCCCTGGGGATGCGTCCGTGATACATGGCTTTCACAAAGAGCGGGTCACCGGTGCAGGCTGTCAAAAAAGCGGCCCGGTCTTCCGCGCGAATAGGGCGGGATTTCTGCCTCTGCGATTCTGCAATTGCATCCTCCAGTCCGGCAGTCATCACAGCGTCACCGCAATGATCCTGGGAGCAGTCCTGACTTCCGGGATCTTTCCCGCGCCCGCCTTGGCGCGCGTCGAGGTCAATGTCGACCGCGTGGGCTGGCCGCTGATGCGCCTGGGCGACGCCGTCCGGACCGGCACCTGGACGCCGGTCGTCGTCACGGTGTCCCTTCTCGACCAACCGACATTCGACGGTACCCTCCGCGTGCGCCAATTGGATGCCGACGGCGACGCGGCATATGACGCCGTCGAGGTCCACCTGCGCAACGAATCGGGCAGTGCCCAGCGGTATGAGCTGTATATGTTCGCCCAGCCACGACGAGGCGAGGCACGCTTCAGCGTGGAACTCTATGACCAGGACGGCAAGGCGGAGCAGTTCGTCTCGCAGGGTGTTCTGACCATGCGTGCGACACCCGCCCAGCAACCCGCAATCGTGGACGACAATGATGTGGTCGTCCTGTCCGTCTCGCGCGAGGCCATCGGCCGGGTCCGCGATTTCGTTGACCCGGACAAGAGTCGGTTTTTCGATCAGGCGCCATTCATCGGGCACGTCAGCCCGCAGGAAATGCCGGATCTGTGGATCGGTCTGGAAGCCGTGGACTGCATCGTCTGGGACGATGCCAGGCCGGAGGACCTCTCCGACCGGCAGTTGCTGGCGCTGATCGAATGGATCCGGCAGGGGGGCACGCTGTTGATCGCAGCGTCGCGCACGGCCGGTTCGCTCGTGCTGAGTGACCGGCTTGCCGAGATCCTTCCGGCGGATATCGGCGACGTCGTGGTCGTGGATAATTTGCCGGACGTGCGACTCCAACTCGTCGGAGCACCGCGGCTCGGTGAGCAAGCCGTCGATCCGGGCGAGTGGTACAACAACCCGTTTCCCAGACCGATTCCGGTTGTGCGATGTACCGTGCGCAGCGGGGCGTTCGTGGTTGCCGCCGAGTCAGGTTCGGCGGCGCTCGAGGGGCAACGACTTGTTCAATCGGATGTACTCACGGAGCGAGAGCTCGGCCGCGGGCGAATTGTGCTCAGTGCGGTGGCCCTGAGCGATCTCTTTTCCGGCGAGGGCGAGCCCATCGACTTCTTCGCCCGGATATTCCAATTTCGAGAACTGGGGAGCAGTGACGAAGTTCACCCGGCGACCGCTTCGCTCTTTGATCGTGTGGCCGGATACGTCTCCTTCGCCACCCGGGCGAGCGCGTACCTGTTGCTGGCGGGCATGGCGTCGGCGGCCTACGTCCTGGCCGCAACATTCGGATCCTGGACGCTACTTCTGCGCCGCGGCTGGCAGCGGCACAGCTGGACGGTCTTTGCCATGGTTGCCGTGGCGGCAAGCGTGCTGGCCATTGTCGTGGTCAACGGGATGCGCGGTTTCGGCGAGCGATTGCACCAAGTGACCGTCGTAGATGCGAATGCGGATGGCGGACGCGCTTTTGCCACCGTCCTGTTTGGGCTGAAGACCAGCACGGATAAACGCGTGGACGTGTGGCTTCCCTCGGACGTGCTGGGTGCCCGCGAGCCGGAACGGACGGATTGTTTTCTGAGGCCCATGCCCGCAACGGGAGATCCGCTGGCGACGCTTTCGCGCTTCGCCGACCCGGACGAGTACCGGGTGCTTCCGGCATCGGCTTCCATGGAAGATGTACGTATTCGCGCTACGCTCAAACAGTTTGAAGGGCGATGGACCGGATTCCTGCCCGGAAAGGTGGGGGGAAACGTTACGATCCAGCGCGGACAGATCACGCCAGACAGCTACATCGTCAATCAACTCGGTGTCGACTTGTCGCAGTGTCTCCTGCTCCAGGCGCGCGTCCCGCCGAACAGGACCCGCGCCATCCGGGATACGATGATCCAGGTCTTCGAGATTGGTGACCTGCCCTCGGGGCCGCAGCAGGTCTCACTCAGCGAACGCGCGTACCGGCCCAAACCAACCGAAACGCTCCGCGCCTTCCTGCGCCGCTCCATGTTGCACGATTACCACGCCGAATGGAGTCGTAGCTTCACGGGACTGCTGGGCGGGATGGGCTCTGCGGCGCGGGGTGCCCGGCCATTCCTGGTCGGCGAAGAACGCAAGGCGCTGCTGCTGCTTTCTACCGTCGGTGAGTTTGACCCGGTGCATTTCAAGGGCGCGCTGGATTGGGGCGGTACGGCGACCATTTCGCGGGACCGTCTGCGCTGGCTCGATCTTTCGGATCGGCTGGATGTCGACTCGGTTTACCTGATTGGATTCGCCGACGATCCGGGTCCGGCGCGGCTCTTCATGCGCGAAGGCCGGCGTCCGTATCGCCCGGTCGGGCCCGACCCGCGGAAGACGCTCACGGCCTATCGCATTCGCATTCCCGTCAACAATCTGGGTACCGGCCCCTTGCCTGAGGAGGACAAGTCGGACGAAGATGTCGACTCGCTCATTGATCGTCTAAGCGGAAAACCGGCGGAATCGAAACCGTGATCGTACAGACCATCAATCTGACCAAACGCTACGGTAAGCTCACCGCACTGGACAATCTGCACCTGCAGATCGAGGACGGGGAGTGTTTTGGCTATATCGGGCCCAACGGTGCGGGCAAGACGACCACGATCAAGATTCTGGCGACGCTGCTCCAGCCGACCTGGGGCGAGGCCCGCATCTGCGGTCATGTGATCGGATATGAATCCCGAAAGATCCGCCCGCTGATCGGTTATGTGCCGGACTTCTTCGGTGCCTACGAGGACATGGTCGTCCAGGAATACCTCGAGTTCTTCGCCAGCGCGTACAACATCATCGGCAAGCAGCGGACCCAGGTGGTCAACGATGTACTCGAACTGACCGACCTCGTGTACAAGCGGGACGCGCTGGTCGATTCACTTTCCCGCGGAATGCAGCAGCGCCTCAGCATCGCCCGCGTGCTCCTTCATGATCCGAAGGTGCTGCTGCTGGACGAGCCTGCCAGCGGACTGGATCCCCGCGCGCGAATCGAGATTCGGGAACTCCTTAAAGAACTCCGCCGCATGGGCAAGACGATCATCATCAGCTCTCACATTCTTCACGAATTGGCGGAGCTATGCACGACCGTCGGCATCATCGAACAGGGGAAGCTGCTGTTCCACGGAACGCTGGAGGAAATCATCCATCGCGCAAGGACGGCGACCAAGGTGCACGTCCGCGTGACCGAGCAGCAGGACCTCGCGGCACAATTGCTGCAGAAGACAAGGGGGATCAAGTCGGTCGAGCAGCTCAATGGCCAAATACTTGTCGAACTCGAGCGACAAACGCATGACTTCACGCCCCTGATCAAGCTGCTGGTCCAGAACAATTTCCGGGTGCGGGAAATCAAGGAGGAGGAGGTCAATCTCGAGACAGCCTTCATGCGGTTGACCAAGGGCATGGTGCAATGAACATGTGGAACGGATGGGAGAGGGAAGCTTCAAATTGATTGGCTTCCCCATGTGACCGTCGATCGCGCGGCGGCAAGAGTCTGCCTGATTTACGGATTGAAGTTGAATTTTCGCAATCCGCAATGAACGCCGTTTTCCATCGTCTCTCGGTCTGGTTGTGGCATCTGCTGCCCGCGAATCCCATTCTGGTGCGCGTGGTACACGGTGCATCGCGTCGCCCACGACATCTCTGGCTGCGAGCGGCCTATCTGGCAGCCTTGCTCGTGGTGGTCTTGTTCTCACTGGTCTCGTCGATGAGTGGTCGAACCGGGTCACTGAGTGAACTGGCGAAGGGTGCTTCGCGTACGTTCGAATTCGCATCCATGGCGCAACTGGCGCTGATGTGCTTTCTTGCCCCGGTATTCACCGCGGCGGCAATTACGCAGGAACGGGACGCCCAGACATACAATATCCTGCTGTCCACGCCGCTTACGAACGGACAAATCGTGCTGGGCTCATTGATGAGCCGTCTTTTCTTCGTGATCGTGCTGCTGCTCGCCGGGCTTCCGATTTTTCTCATCACCATGGTTTACGGTGGCGTTACGACCTCGCAGGTGATCGAGAGCTTTGCATTGTCCGGCGCGACCGCCATTCTCACCGGATCCCTGGCGATCTTCGTGGCCATGATGCGCGTCGGCACGCGGAGTACGATTTTCTCATTCTACCTGCTCATTGCGCTCTATCTCGTCAGCGTGTATCTGCTGGGGTACTACTGGCAGCCCTCATGGATGGAGGAGTCGGCGGCGAATCTGGATGGGCGGCGGATGAGTTGGCTAACGCCGCTGCACCCGTTTCTCGCCTTGGACGTTTCGCTCAACCGCGTCTACGCTCCGCCGCTCGCCCATTTGGGCGATTACCCCCGATGGGCAACATGGGCTCTGGCGTTCCCTGCGGCGGCCTATGTGACCTGGACGCTCATGGCGGCGTCACTGCTCTATTTCGCAAGCCTGTACTTCGTTCGTCGTGGAGCGAAGGTGGGAGAGATGACCCTGATGAATCGGATCTTGGGCCGGTTCACACGGGTCGCGGGAGACGGCGAACGGAAGCGCGCCCCGCGTTCGGTATGGTCCAATCCGGTGGCGTGGCGGGAGGCGCGAACCCGGGCGGGCGGGGGGGCGGTGCTCCGCTGGGCCATCATTCTCGGCGGTATCGGCGGGTCGCTGATGCTTTTTGTGATGTACGTCAACGGCAGTCTCACGGCCGATGAGGTGCGCGGTTGGCTCGCCAAACTCATGGTCAGCCAGTTCGCCATCGCGCTTATCATTGCCACGAACACCGCGGCGACTTCCATGACCAAGGAGCGCGAATCGAAGACGATGGACATTCTGCTGACCACGCCGGTGACGAGTCGCTATATCCTGTGGGGCAAGCTTCGCGGGCTGGTGAGCTTCGCCGCACCGTTGCTTCTGGGGCCCGTTGTTGTGGTGATGCTGTTCGGAGTCTACGGGCTGTTCCAATCCGAATCAGCGACCTCCAGCCCCGCCGCCTGGATTGAGGTCGCGCCCCTCATGGCCGCCATGATGGTGATCTATACCGCCTGTGCTTGCGTGATCGGCCTGCGCATTTCGCTGGTCAGCCGCAAGAATGTCACGGCGGTGATGTACAGTGTCGGCGCCATCGTGCTCCTGTGCGGTGCCTCGTGGGCACTCGGGAACCAGATCGTCCGCAACTCCGGCGGCGAATTCGGCGCCTTTCTCGCCCCGTTCACTCCTTTTACTTCACTCTGGTACGTGACCGATCCTTCGGGCTTGTTTGATTCAGCAAGTGAGCTTGCCAAGCGCGCCCATGCGGCGCGGACCGCGGCCGTCATCGGGAGCGCTATCGCCTTCGGGCTATACGCATTCGTTGTCTGGAGCGTCTACAGCGGCCTGGTGCGCAACTTCGACATGATCGTGCGGAGGCAGTCGGGGACGTAGGAAACCGCGTCGAAGTGGCCCCTTCGTGCCTGTCCGGCGCCTCCCCGGTCGATGTGGGTAAGCTAGGACTTTACCCGAACTGCCAGTAGCGTCTGATCGTCGGCGGGTTGGGCGTCGCCGGTAAATCCGATCAGCTTGTTGGTCACGCAGTCGATGATGTGCTGGGCGTTGGGTACGTCCTCACGGACACAGCTCAGGAGGCGGTCCCGGCCGTACATTTCGCGCCGGTCGTTCATCGCTTCAGTGATCCCGTCGGTATAGAGAAGCATGGTGTCGCCATGCTGCAAAGTTGTATCGCGCTGGACGTACTCGTGGTCGGCGTCAACGCCAAGCGGCAGCGCTTGGGCTTCATCAAGCTCGCGGACCCGGATCCGGCGATCGACGACCAACGGGGGGTTGTGCCCCGCGGAGGCGTAGGTGAGACCACGATCGCCGGATCGGTAAATGCCGTAGAACGCGGTGACGAACGCGCCGTCGTCTCCCATGCCGTGGGCCATGAGCTGTCCGTTGACATGCCGGAGCATGTCAGCCGGAGTCCGGTCGGACATGCAGGACGAATGGAGGATCGTTCGAATCATTGACATGACCACCGCAGCCGGCGTCCCATGACCGCTGACGTCGGCGATGAGCAAGCCCCATCGGTTGCCGCCGAGATTGAAAAAGTCGTAGTAGTCGCCTCCCGCTCGGGCGGCGGTCACGTACGAGACGGCCATCTCCAAACCCGGTATTCGTGGAAGCACGGGCGGAAGCAATGCCCGTTGGATTCGGCCCACCTGCTTGAGTTCGCGATCGAGCGCGGTGTAGGCGTCCTGCAGTTTTCTCGAAAGAATGAGCGAGCTGGTGGCCCGGCCGAAAAGATTGGCTTGGAGCAGCGCATCCGCCAAGCGAAGATCATCGAAATGGGCGGGGTCCGGTGACGTCCGCACCACCATGTTGAGCGCCTCACCGCGCTCGTAAATGGGAAGGGCCACCGCGGCGCGCGCATCCCCGACGTAGGCATAGGCCGGGTCATCGGGAGGGACGCAGATGTCGCGCAAGCGTTCGGGCCTGGCGTTTTCGAGGAAATGGCCCAGGAGACCGCCACAAAGGAGCGGCAATCGGTCCGGTTGCAGCCAGGGGTTGATATCCTCGTTCCAACGCGTGCTGCGCGTGATGCGGTAGTAGGGGGGTTGAACATCGCGACGGCTGATGGCCACCATGTCGCCGCCGGGGTAGAGTTCCGCGGCCGCGCGCCGAAAAACCCCCACCAGTTGCTGCGGGTCCTCTTGGAGGCTCATTTCCCGGACCATATCGGTCAATGCGGCAAGCTTCTCTTGGTCCGAACGGCCGTTTCCTGCATCGATGCCGAACGGAGGCGGTCCCGAGTCCTTCGATGAGCCGATCCTTGGGAGGTTTCCCATGCCCGGAGCGTAGAGAACCAGAGCGGGAATGTCGAGAGACGGAGGCGTCCGGTCGATCCGGCTGGGGCCTTCGTTGAC
The window above is part of the Phycisphaerae bacterium genome. Proteins encoded here:
- a CDS encoding GTPase domain-containing protein, translated to MKRTDTTSRLHPLPGDELRLLSSAGGTLRTERRFDWPEPIVQAVHRILLEDSSTALPRVVALVGGASSGKSTIFNNLLDGHLASRIAARGHTTFGLILAVHDDDLEQLTHLLTERRLFPELGQATAGLDGDVAGSPDTVTVVRHSVSDLRGVLLLDTPDFTSDAARREGDLTLSLLPWFDQLLVVIDHERWFDRQAFGPLRDASAQFGQRRLVLFNRSREESMGAEDTNALRERAERLGADDMVVLEFRRGRGFCRFPPDVLDGVRTWLRGSLDSRRSSLLTQIARAAEHVLNQNDERRHRLTQMREAVEGAVARTTPSQWDTLTALLTPEERTQFDVVARVLRVRQASAWLGDQGRRLRSALAALPGIGSLWTTTRGPDRPPQPSHRSRAELAANHAGEVLRRVETELRRVHASSSFWSEIRRWSGTEPPPLEFESAGDHADRLREAATEFDRAVATWTQKVDKECSNVGANLQGALGVGAIGLAAVLIAVPGPLAVLSLAAAKGAVAGALGHLAAASGAGFLLGRPLGRLASVVQEKLVGSTELNAVRTAAEAIQRLIAAEIADRKDQVLVLAESMVLAEGDPLHAALESVQRIGASGHD
- a CDS encoding ATP-dependent Clp protease ATP-binding subunit; translated protein: MFERFTDRARKVMALANQEAQRFNHEYIGTEHILLGLVKEGSGVGANVLKNLDVDLRKVRLEVEKLVKSGPETVTMGKLPQTPRAKKVIEYAIEEARNLNHNYVGTEHLLLGLLRETDGVAAQVLMNLNLRLEDVREEVLNLLGASEEAEEAGAVPGGETKKTKSKTPALDSFGRDLTEIARQGKLDPVIGRAKEIERIIQILCRRQKNNPVLLGEAGVGKTAIVEGLASRIVAGDVPELLAEYRIVVLDLAMMVAGTKYRGQFEERIKAVMNEVRRAGNVILFIDELHTLVGAGGAEGAIDASNVLKPALSRGEIQCIGATTLDEYRKYIEKDSALERRFQQIIVEPPSKGETVEILKGLRDRYEAHHRVQITDTAIDSAVELSNRYITRVQPDKAIDVMDEAGARVRLKTMTKPPDLTDLEREVDKLSAEKDEAVKNADYERAAQIRDQIDSIKLKKRTLQREWRDRSKEIEGVVDDEVIAEVVSSMTGIPLKRLGRDEADRLLSLETELHKRIVSQQEAVAAVSRAVRRSRSGLKDPNRPMGSFIFVGPSGVGKTYLAKCLAEFMFGDPDALFVIDMSEYMEKHNVSRLIGAPPGYVGYEEGGQLTERIRRRPYSVILLDEIEKAHPDVFNMLLQIMEEGRLTDSFGRHVDFKNTILIMTSNVGAHRITHQEEFGFQKRTEEISYGKMKETLKTELDNYFRPEFLNRLDEVIVFHKLNHEDMVHILDLELDKLAKRLAEQNVSLEVTPEAKDHLIDIGTDEKFGARPLRRAIEHHLEDALSEAMLRGEFAGKNRVLVTLQPPSEEGQKPTLKLEGIAADTSQGEPVGAGHGEGT
- a CDS encoding ABC transporter ATP-binding protein — protein: MVQTINLTKRYGKLTALDNLHLQIEDGECFGYIGPNGAGKTTTIKILATLLQPTWGEARICGHVIGYESRKIRPLIGYVPDFFGAYEDMVVQEYLEFFASAYNIIGKQRTQVVNDVLELTDLVYKRDALVDSLSRGMQQRLSIARVLLHDPKVLLLDEPASGLDPRARIEIRELLKELRRMGKTIIISSHILHELAELCTTVGIIEQGKLLFHGTLEEIIHRARTATKVHVRVTEQQDLAAQLLQKTRGIKSVEQLNGQILVELERQTHDFTPLIKLLVQNNFRVREIKEEEVNLETAFMRLTKGMVQ
- a CDS encoding ABC transporter permease subunit, with protein sequence MNAVFHRLSVWLWHLLPANPILVRVVHGASRRPRHLWLRAAYLAALLVVVLFSLVSSMSGRTGSLSELAKGASRTFEFASMAQLALMCFLAPVFTAAAITQERDAQTYNILLSTPLTNGQIVLGSLMSRLFFVIVLLLAGLPIFLITMVYGGVTTSQVIESFALSGATAILTGSLAIFVAMMRVGTRSTIFSFYLLIALYLVSVYLLGYYWQPSWMEESAANLDGRRMSWLTPLHPFLALDVSLNRVYAPPLAHLGDYPRWATWALAFPAAAYVTWTLMAASLLYFASLYFVRRGAKVGEMTLMNRILGRFTRVAGDGERKRAPRSVWSNPVAWREARTRAGGGAVLRWAIILGGIGGSLMLFVMYVNGSLTADEVRGWLAKLMVSQFAIALIIATNTAATSMTKERESKTMDILLTTPVTSRYILWGKLRGLVSFAAPLLLGPVVVVMLFGVYGLFQSESATSSPAAWIEVAPLMAAMMVIYTACACVIGLRISLVSRKNVTAVMYSVGAIVLLCGASWALGNQIVRNSGGEFGAFLAPFTPFTSLWYVTDPSGLFDSASELAKRAHAARTAAVIGSAIAFGLYAFVVWSVYSGLVRNFDMIVRRQSGT
- a CDS encoding serine/threonine-protein phosphatase; its protein translation is MLYNPVNEGPSRIDRTPPSLDIPALVLYAPGMGNLPRIGSSKDSGPPPFGIDAGNGRSDQEKLAALTDMVREMSLQEDPQQLVGVFRRAAAELYPGGDMVAISRRDVQPPYYRITRSTRWNEDINPWLQPDRLPLLCGGLLGHFLENARPERLRDICVPPDDPAYAYVGDARAAVALPIYERGEALNMVVRTSPDPAHFDDLRLADALLQANLFGRATSSLILSRKLQDAYTALDRELKQVGRIQRALLPPVLPRIPGLEMAVSYVTAARAGGDYYDFFNLGGNRWGLLIADVSGHGTPAAVVMSMIRTILHSSCMSDRTPADMLRHVNGQLMAHGMGDDGAFVTAFYGIYRSGDRGLTYASAGHNPPLVVDRRIRVRELDEAQALPLGVDADHEYVQRDTTLQHGDTMLLYTDGITEAMNDRREMYGRDRLLSCVREDVPNAQHIIDCVTNKLIGFTGDAQPADDQTLLAVRVKS